In Streptomyces sp. NBC_00704, a genomic segment contains:
- a CDS encoding signal peptidase I, with product MNDSVYVGNAGRDAALDRGWLLGHFKDASDPRHSEAVEIKWGVHPRGDERARWVRGEERTALLVLVSGRFRVELPGRSVVLSRQGDYVVWGHGVDHSWFAEEESVVLTVRWPSVPGYRVDDEDGEESEDGIVAGERALPRAG from the coding sequence ATGAACGACAGCGTGTATGTGGGCAATGCCGGCCGGGACGCGGCGCTCGACCGCGGGTGGCTGCTGGGGCATTTCAAGGACGCCTCCGATCCCCGGCACAGTGAGGCCGTGGAGATCAAGTGGGGCGTCCACCCACGGGGCGACGAGCGCGCCCGGTGGGTGCGGGGCGAGGAGCGCACCGCCCTCCTGGTCCTCGTCAGCGGGCGCTTCCGGGTGGAGCTGCCCGGGCGCAGCGTCGTCCTGTCCAGGCAGGGGGACTACGTCGTGTGGGGTCACGGCGTCGACCACTCCTGGTTCGCGGAGGAGGAGTCCGTGGTGCTCACGGTCCGCTGGCCGTCGGTGCCCGGCTACCGGGTGGACGACGAGGACGGCGAGGAGAGCGAGGACGGCATCGTCGCGGGGGAACGGGCGCTGCCGCGAGCCGGGTGA
- a CDS encoding fibronectin type III domain-containing protein, whose protein sequence is MRRVALGIAGSALVAAVSCGCAAGAGSDEGRAPGAPTGVSARAGSATSVHVMWNAVADGPEVSAYEVYRSGRKVGEAPGSAHMLDVVRLAPSTAYVFTVRARDAGGRLGPRSREARATTPAAVADGSAPTAPGGVTGRAVGSRAVQLSWSASTDDRRVVSYDVYQGGTKIHSVGGGQTATVVTGLRPHTRYAFTVRARDAADNVSPAGPPVRLTTAPGTDGGRDTAPAGFRAASRLADGAYYLDLSWTAPRVDGVVTEYQVELDGRRATSLVWGGAPPRGRAAYSFYAGREAGVVHRVRLRARLPDGTWGAYSARRTVTTGGGG, encoded by the coding sequence GTGCGACGTGTTGCGCTGGGGATCGCGGGGAGTGCGCTGGTGGCGGCCGTGTCGTGCGGCTGCGCGGCCGGGGCCGGCTCCGACGAGGGGCGGGCGCCCGGCGCGCCGACCGGTGTGAGCGCCCGGGCCGGAAGCGCGACGAGCGTGCACGTGATGTGGAACGCGGTCGCCGACGGTCCCGAGGTCAGCGCCTACGAGGTGTACCGGAGCGGGCGGAAGGTCGGCGAGGCGCCCGGCTCCGCGCACATGCTGGACGTCGTCCGCCTCGCGCCGTCCACCGCGTACGTCTTCACGGTGCGCGCCCGCGACGCCGGCGGACGGCTGGGACCGCGCAGCCGGGAGGCGCGGGCGACGACTCCGGCCGCCGTGGCGGACGGCTCGGCCCCGACCGCGCCGGGCGGGGTCACCGGACGGGCCGTCGGGAGCCGGGCCGTCCAGCTGTCCTGGTCGGCCTCCACGGACGACCGACGGGTCGTGTCGTACGACGTCTACCAGGGCGGCACGAAGATCCACAGCGTCGGAGGCGGGCAGACGGCGACGGTCGTGACGGGACTGCGGCCGCACACCCGCTACGCGTTCACCGTCCGGGCCCGCGACGCGGCCGACAACGTCTCCCCCGCCGGTCCGCCCGTGCGCCTGACCACGGCGCCGGGCACGGACGGGGGGCGGGACACCGCGCCGGCCGGTTTCCGGGCCGCCTCCCGGCTCGCCGACGGCGCGTACTACCTCGACCTCTCGTGGACGGCGCCGCGGGTGGACGGCGTCGTCACCGAGTACCAGGTCGAACTCGACGGACGGCGGGCCACCTCGCTGGTCTGGGGCGGCGCCCCGCCCCGGGGGCGGGCGGCGTACAGCTTCTACGCGGGGCGGGAGGCGGGGGTCGTCCACCGGGTGCGGCTGCGGGCCCGGCTGCCGGACGGCACATGGGGCGCGTACTCGGCGCGGCGCACGGTGACGACGGGCGGGGGCGGGTGA
- a CDS encoding PadR family transcriptional regulator: MSLPHAILTALLERPSSGLDLTRRFDRSIGYFWSATHQQIYRELGRLEAAGHIRALPAEQPARGQKKAYEVLPAGRAELARWTAAAQDPKPHRDAMLLRLRAAAVVGTAGLEADLRRHLELHRRQLAEYEEIEKRDFPPGEVSAQARLQHLVLRAGIELETFWTRWLTEALAGLPAEEDRPREP, encoded by the coding sequence ATGTCACTCCCGCACGCGATCCTCACCGCCCTGCTAGAGCGGCCCTCGTCGGGGCTGGATCTGACCCGCCGCTTCGACAGGTCGATCGGCTACTTCTGGTCGGCCACGCACCAGCAGATCTATCGCGAACTGGGACGACTGGAGGCCGCGGGCCACATCCGCGCCCTGCCGGCCGAGCAGCCGGCCCGCGGGCAGAAGAAGGCCTACGAGGTCCTGCCCGCGGGCCGCGCCGAACTCGCGCGCTGGACGGCGGCAGCCCAGGACCCGAAGCCGCACCGCGACGCCATGCTGCTGCGGCTGCGCGCCGCGGCCGTCGTCGGGACCGCGGGTCTGGAGGCCGACCTGCGGCGCCATCTGGAGCTGCACCGGCGGCAGTTGGCCGAGTACGAGGAGATCGAGAAGCGCGACTTCCCGCCCGGCGAGGTAAGCGCGCAGGCCAGGTTGCAGCACCTGGTCCTGCGCGCCGGCATCGAGCTGGAGACCTTCTGGACCCGGTGGCTCACCGAGGCCCTGGCGGGACTGCCCGCCGAGGAGGACCGGCCTCGGGAGCCGTGA
- a CDS encoding NADPH-dependent 2,4-dienoyl-CoA reductase, translating to MSRYPHLLSPLDLGFTTLPNRVLMGSMHIGLEEAERGFERMAAFYAARARGGVGLIVTGGIAPNDEGRPAAGGAKLTTEAEAEQHRIVTDAVHREGGRIAMQILHFGRYAYHPELVAPSPVQAPISPFVPRELTDADIERTIDDYARAARLARQAGYDGVEIMGSEGYLVNEFIAARTNLRTDRWGGSYENRTRFPVEIVRRVREAVGEDFIVVYRLSMLDLVPGGSTLDEVVTLAKAVEAAGATIINTGIGWHEARIPTIATSVPRGAYTWVTKKLMGAVSVPLVTTNRINTPEVAEQLLADGCADMVSMARPMLADPDFVNKAAAGTPEAINTCIGCNQACLDHTFSGKITSCLVNPRACHETELVLAPTRLRKRVAVVGAGPAGLACAVSAAERGHHVTLFDAASEIGGQLNVARKVPGKQEFDETLRYFRHQLDAHGVDVRLDTHVAVEDVAGYDEVVVATGVSPRTPDIPGVDHPSVVGYLDVLRDGAPVGDRVAILGAGGIGFDVAEFLTDGGDKTSEDPAAYFRQWGVDMDYQEPGGLAAPERPAPPRTVHLLQRKATKVGAGLGKTTGWIHRTELRHRGVTMVPGVRYDRIDDAGLHVTVGEQSTVLEVDTIVLCTGQDPRRDLYEALVAAGGSVHLIGGADVAAELDAKRAVQQGTELAAAL from the coding sequence ATGAGCCGTTACCCCCATCTGCTGAGCCCTCTCGACCTGGGCTTCACCACACTGCCCAACCGCGTCCTGATGGGCTCGATGCACATCGGGCTGGAGGAGGCCGAGCGCGGCTTCGAGCGCATGGCCGCGTTCTACGCCGCCCGCGCGCGCGGGGGAGTGGGCCTCATCGTCACCGGCGGCATCGCCCCCAACGACGAGGGGCGGCCCGCCGCGGGCGGTGCCAAGCTCACCACCGAGGCGGAGGCCGAGCAGCACCGGATCGTCACCGACGCGGTGCACCGCGAGGGCGGCCGCATCGCGATGCAGATCCTGCACTTCGGCCGGTACGCCTACCACCCGGAGCTGGTCGCCCCGAGCCCGGTGCAGGCCCCGATCAGCCCCTTCGTGCCGCGTGAGCTGACCGACGCCGACATCGAGCGCACCATCGACGACTACGCCCGCGCCGCCCGCCTCGCCCGGCAGGCCGGCTACGACGGCGTCGAGATCATGGGCTCCGAGGGCTACCTCGTCAACGAGTTCATCGCGGCCCGCACCAACCTGCGCACGGACCGCTGGGGCGGCTCCTACGAGAACCGGACGCGGTTCCCGGTCGAGATCGTCCGACGGGTGCGCGAGGCGGTCGGCGAGGACTTCATCGTCGTCTACCGGCTGTCCATGCTGGACCTGGTGCCCGGCGGCTCCACCCTCGACGAGGTCGTCACCCTCGCGAAGGCCGTCGAGGCGGCCGGCGCGACCATCATCAACACCGGCATAGGCTGGCACGAGGCGCGCATCCCCACCATCGCCACCTCGGTGCCGCGCGGCGCCTACACCTGGGTGACGAAGAAGCTGATGGGCGCGGTCTCCGTGCCCCTGGTCACCACCAACCGGATCAACACCCCCGAGGTGGCGGAGCAGTTGCTCGCCGACGGCTGCGCCGACATGGTGTCCATGGCCCGCCCGATGCTCGCCGACCCCGACTTCGTCAACAAGGCCGCCGCCGGCACCCCCGAGGCCATCAACACCTGCATCGGCTGCAACCAGGCCTGCCTCGACCACACCTTCAGCGGGAAGATCACCTCCTGCCTGGTCAACCCGCGCGCCTGCCACGAGACCGAGCTGGTCCTCGCCCCCACCCGGCTGCGCAAGCGCGTCGCCGTCGTCGGCGCGGGGCCCGCCGGCCTGGCCTGCGCGGTCAGCGCGGCCGAACGCGGCCACCACGTCACCCTGTTCGACGCGGCGAGCGAGATCGGCGGCCAGCTCAACGTCGCCCGCAAGGTGCCGGGCAAGCAGGAGTTCGACGAGACGCTGCGCTACTTCCGCCACCAGCTCGACGCCCACGGCGTGGACGTCAGGCTCGACACGCACGTCGCCGTCGAGGACGTGGCCGGCTACGACGAGGTCGTCGTCGCTACCGGCGTCAGCCCCCGCACCCCCGACATCCCCGGCGTCGACCACCCGAGCGTCGTCGGCTACCTCGACGTCCTGCGCGACGGCGCGCCCGTCGGCGACCGCGTCGCGATCCTCGGCGCGGGCGGCATCGGCTTCGACGTCGCCGAGTTCCTCACCGACGGCGGCGACAAGACGAGCGAGGACCCGGCAGCCTACTTCCGCCAGTGGGGCGTCGACATGGACTACCAGGAGCCCGGCGGCCTCGCCGCGCCCGAGCGCCCCGCACCGCCGCGCACGGTCCACCTCCTACAGCGCAAGGCCACCAAGGTCGGCGCGGGTCTCGGCAAGACCACCGGCTGGATCCACCGCACGGAGCTGAGGCACCGGGGCGTCACCATGGTCCCGGGCGTGCGCTACGACCGCATCGACGACGCCGGGCTCCATGTGACCGTCGGTGAGCAGAGCACCGTCCTGGAGGTCGACACGATCGTCCTGTGCACCGGCCAGGACCCGCGCCGCGACCTGTACGAGGCCCTGGTCGCCGCCGGCGGCTCCGTGCACCTCATCGGCGGCGCGGACGTGGCCGCCGAACTGGACGCCAAGCGGGCGGTCCAGCAGGGCACGGAGCTGGCGGCGGCCCTGTAG
- a CDS encoding SpoIIE family protein phosphatase codes for MSADGSSAAGEGGPTGPSGLLDVLNVASVVLDTEGRIALWSPQAEELFGYTAREALGRYAARVMVHERHVDLVVKLFADVMATGRSWAGAFPIRRKDGSTVLVEFRNMRLMDERGEVYALGLAADQTTVRRLERDVAMATRMVAQSPNGLAVLDTDLRYLSVNPALERINGVPAAGHLGRTVREVLPLLDAEALEDAARQVLRTGEPLVDRFSAGRTPADPQKDHAWSVSLYRLEDARGTVLGVAVSVRDVTDRHRADVEAETARRRLALVADASARIGTTLDLERTARELAEVAVPELADVAAVDLLDAVVAGRRTSLGPAEPAVIRALAVRADDEPDALRAADQPGEVARYAPDRLVTECVRSGRPVMLTRVEEADLARIARSPEAAALLARAKVHSYLAVPLIARGEVLGALDLKRTRNPSPFGHDDLLLARELAARAAVQIDNARWYQNARTTALTLQRSLLPSHPPVTGGLAVASRYQPAGATTEVGGDWFDVIPLPDGKTALVVGDVMGSGIDAAATMGRLRTATTTLASLDLDPAVLLEHLDRITQGLDHSIATCVYAVHDPALGRCRIANAGHLPPVRVRPGRPPELLELPTGVPLGVGGVAFSTTDVDFAPDDQLVLYTDGLVETRTHSLDERLAALLALLDDPARPLEELCDLLLRALHHPDNQDDVALLVARALTPGDPDG; via the coding sequence ATGAGCGCAGACGGATCGTCCGCGGCCGGCGAGGGCGGCCCCACCGGGCCGAGCGGGCTGCTGGACGTGCTGAACGTGGCCTCGGTGGTGCTCGACACCGAAGGCCGTATCGCGCTGTGGAGCCCCCAGGCCGAGGAACTGTTCGGCTACACGGCACGGGAGGCGCTCGGCCGGTACGCGGCCCGGGTGATGGTCCACGAACGCCACGTCGACCTGGTGGTGAAGCTGTTCGCCGACGTCATGGCCACCGGCCGGAGCTGGGCCGGGGCGTTCCCCATCCGGCGCAAGGACGGCTCCACCGTGCTGGTGGAGTTCCGCAACATGCGGCTGATGGACGAACGGGGCGAGGTCTACGCCCTGGGGCTGGCCGCCGACCAGACGACGGTGCGCAGACTGGAACGCGACGTCGCCATGGCCACCCGGATGGTCGCACAGTCACCCAACGGCCTCGCGGTCCTGGACACCGATCTGCGGTACCTGTCGGTGAACCCCGCGCTGGAGCGCATCAACGGCGTGCCGGCCGCCGGGCATCTCGGGCGCACGGTCCGCGAGGTGCTGCCGCTGCTGGACGCCGAGGCCCTCGAGGACGCGGCGCGCCAGGTGCTGCGGACGGGGGAACCGCTCGTCGACCGCTTCTCCGCGGGCCGCACCCCGGCCGACCCGCAGAAGGACCACGCCTGGTCGGTCTCCCTGTACCGCCTGGAGGACGCGCGCGGCACCGTGCTGGGCGTCGCCGTCTCGGTCAGGGACGTCACGGACCGGCACCGGGCGGACGTCGAGGCGGAGACGGCGCGCCGCAGGCTGGCGCTCGTCGCGGACGCCTCGGCCCGCATCGGCACCACCCTGGACCTGGAGCGCACCGCTCGCGAACTCGCCGAGGTGGCCGTGCCGGAGCTGGCGGACGTGGCCGCGGTGGATCTGCTCGACGCGGTGGTCGCGGGCCGGCGCACCAGTCTGGGGCCCGCCGAACCCGCCGTCATCCGCGCCCTCGCGGTGCGGGCCGACGACGAGCCGGACGCGCTGCGGGCGGCCGACCAGCCCGGCGAGGTGGCCCGCTACGCGCCCGACCGGCTCGTCACCGAGTGCGTGCGCTCGGGCCGGCCGGTCATGCTGACACGGGTGGAGGAGGCCGACCTCGCCCGCATCGCCCGCTCGCCGGAGGCGGCGGCCCTGCTCGCCCGGGCCAAGGTGCACTCCTATCTGGCCGTGCCGCTCATCGCGCGGGGCGAGGTGCTGGGCGCCCTCGACCTGAAGCGGACCCGCAACCCGTCGCCGTTCGGCCACGACGACCTGCTGCTCGCCCGCGAACTGGCGGCCCGCGCGGCCGTGCAGATCGACAACGCCCGCTGGTACCAGAACGCCCGCACCACCGCGCTCACCCTCCAGCGCAGTCTGCTGCCGAGCCATCCGCCCGTCACCGGCGGCCTGGCGGTCGCCTCCCGCTACCAGCCCGCGGGCGCCACCACGGAAGTCGGCGGCGACTGGTTCGACGTCATCCCGCTGCCCGACGGCAAGACGGCGCTCGTCGTCGGCGACGTCATGGGCAGCGGCATCGACGCCGCCGCCACGATGGGCCGGCTGCGCACGGCGACGACCACGCTGGCCTCCCTCGACCTGGACCCGGCGGTGCTGCTGGAACACCTGGACCGCATCACGCAGGGCCTGGACCACTCCATCGCCACCTGTGTGTACGCCGTCCACGACCCGGCGCTCGGCAGGTGCAGGATCGCCAACGCCGGGCATCTGCCGCCGGTGCGGGTACGGCCCGGCCGCCCGCCGGAGCTGCTGGAGCTGCCGACCGGCGTGCCGCTGGGCGTGGGCGGGGTCGCGTTCTCCACGACCGACGTCGACTTCGCCCCCGACGACCAGCTGGTGCTCTACACGGACGGGCTGGTCGAGACCCGCACCCACTCCCTCGACGAGCGTCTGGCGGCGCTGCTGGCCCTGCTCGACGATCCCGCCCGGCCGCTGGAGGAACTGTGCGACCTGCTGCTGCGGGCGCTGCACCACCCGGACAACCAGGACGACGTCGCGCTGCTGGTGGCACGGGCGCTGACCCCCGGCGACCCGGACGGCTGA
- a CDS encoding putative protein N(5)-glutamine methyltransferase — MPPLTPPASSPSSARPPSSAWHASSRDTLVPALRAAGCVFAEEEAELILDAASTADEAAAMARRRARGLPLEHVVGWAGFHGLRVHVEPGVFVPRRRTEFLVDQALAAAPHASVVVDLCCGSGAVGAALAASLGPVELHACDIDPAAVACARRNLAGYGGHAYAGDLFGPLPARLRGRVDILAANVPYVPSDEVPLLPAEAREHEPLTALDGGGDGLDVLRRVAAGAALWLAPGGCLLVETGEHQVPAAVEAFTRGGLTVRVARDDERSAQVILGTRLR; from the coding sequence ATGCCTCCCCTCACCCCTCCCGCCTCTTCCCCGTCCTCCGCGCGCCCTCCGTCCTCCGCGTGGCACGCGTCGTCCCGTGACACCCTCGTTCCCGCCCTGCGCGCCGCCGGGTGCGTCTTCGCGGAGGAAGAGGCGGAGCTGATCCTCGACGCCGCCTCCACCGCGGACGAGGCCGCCGCCATGGCACGCCGCCGTGCGCGGGGCCTGCCCCTCGAACACGTCGTCGGCTGGGCCGGGTTCCACGGACTGCGCGTCCACGTCGAACCCGGCGTCTTCGTGCCCCGCCGCCGCACCGAGTTCCTCGTCGACCAGGCGCTCGCGGCCGCGCCGCACGCGTCGGTGGTGGTCGACCTGTGCTGCGGCTCGGGGGCGGTGGGCGCCGCCCTGGCCGCCTCGCTCGGGCCGGTCGAGCTGCACGCCTGCGACATCGACCCGGCGGCGGTCGCCTGCGCGCGCCGCAACCTCGCCGGGTACGGCGGACACGCCTACGCCGGCGACCTGTTCGGGCCGCTGCCCGCGCGGCTGCGCGGCCGCGTCGACATCCTGGCCGCCAACGTGCCGTACGTCCCCAGCGACGAGGTGCCGCTGCTGCCGGCCGAGGCGCGTGAGCACGAGCCGCTCACCGCGCTGGACGGCGGCGGCGACGGGCTGGACGTGCTGCGCCGGGTCGCCGCCGGGGCGGCGCTCTGGCTCGCCCCCGGCGGCTGCCTCCTCGTCGAGACCGGCGAGCACCAGGTTCCGGCGGCCGTGGAGGCGTTCACCCGCGGCGGTCTGACGGTGCGGGTGGCGCGGGACGACGAGCGGTCCGCCCAGGTGATCCTGGGGACCAGGCTCAGGTAG
- a CDS encoding MarR family winged helix-turn-helix transcriptional regulator has protein sequence MEAADAVETIQREMTSFARRARASAGRLHPELSLVSYTLLGHLEESDGCRATDLAAHYALDKSTVSRQVAALERAGLIARRQDPDDHRVQVLDLTDAGRRILAQVTESRRTAFRERLAEWAPGDLERFARYLVRYNAGPGHAPDAD, from the coding sequence GTGGAAGCAGCCGATGCCGTGGAGACGATCCAGCGGGAGATGACGAGCTTCGCCCGGCGGGCCCGCGCGTCGGCGGGGCGGCTGCACCCCGAGCTGTCGCTGGTGTCGTACACGCTGCTCGGCCACCTGGAGGAGAGCGACGGCTGCCGGGCCACCGACCTGGCCGCGCACTACGCGCTGGACAAGTCCACCGTCAGCCGGCAGGTCGCCGCCCTGGAACGCGCCGGTCTGATCGCCCGCCGCCAGGACCCGGACGACCACCGCGTCCAGGTCCTCGACCTCACCGACGCCGGACGGCGCATCCTCGCGCAGGTCACCGAGAGCCGTCGCACCGCCTTCCGCGAGCGCCTGGCCGAGTGGGCGCCCGGGGACCTGGAACGGTTCGCGCGGTACCTCGTGCGCTACAACGCGGGGCCCGGCCACGCCCCGGACGCCGACTGA
- a CDS encoding sulfite oxidase-like oxidoreductase, translating into MNVTRGFTGRPRVADPGLPPGQYDAGDDWPVLSAEVTPDLAPADWTFRVDGLVRAPRTWNWDEAHALPESVYEGDIHCVTSWSKFGMRFGGVSLDAFLDAVRPEPSATHVVAYSHTGYTTNLPLSDLTGGRAWIAWDHDGRPLPAEHGGPARLLVPHLYFWKSAKWIAGLRLLDHDEPGFWEQNGYHARGNPWEEQRYSGD; encoded by the coding sequence ATGAACGTCACCCGAGGCTTCACCGGACGCCCCCGCGTCGCCGACCCGGGGCTTCCCCCCGGCCAGTACGACGCCGGCGACGACTGGCCCGTGCTCTCCGCCGAGGTCACGCCGGACCTGGCGCCCGCCGACTGGACCTTCCGCGTCGACGGACTGGTCCGGGCCCCCCGCACATGGAACTGGGACGAGGCGCACGCGCTGCCGGAGTCCGTCTACGAGGGCGACATCCACTGCGTCACGAGCTGGTCGAAGTTCGGGATGCGGTTCGGGGGCGTCAGCCTCGACGCGTTCCTGGACGCCGTGCGGCCCGAGCCGTCCGCGACCCACGTGGTGGCGTACTCGCACACCGGGTACACCACGAACCTGCCGCTGTCCGACCTGACCGGCGGGCGGGCCTGGATCGCCTGGGACCACGACGGCCGGCCCCTCCCGGCCGAGCACGGCGGTCCGGCCCGCCTGCTGGTGCCGCACCTGTACTTCTGGAAGAGCGCCAAGTGGATCGCGGGCCTGCGCCTCCTCGACCACGACGAACCGGGGTTCTGGGAGCAGAACGGCTACCACGCGCGGGGCAACCCGTGGGAGGAACAGAGGTACTCCGGTGACTGA
- a CDS encoding ferredoxin reductase, producing the protein MTETSAAPAPPAAPPSGTFTPATRFAVPGRIPVPDEAASAWQTVTLTEIRRETPWASTFRFRAPAWAGHLPGQHLMLRLTAADGYTAQRHYSIASAPDDEGHIELTLDHVDGGEVSGWFHTTAEPGDEIEVRGPLSGFFAWPGDRPALLIGAGSGIVPLMSMVRHHRARGLDVPLRLVVSARGPEELIYARELGAETTRVFTRSAPRGTPVGRLGAAHLAPLLAGPPAGGWEAYVCGSNGFAEHASRLLVAAGQPVDRIRIERFG; encoded by the coding sequence GTGACTGAGACCTCCGCCGCCCCGGCCCCGCCCGCCGCTCCCCCGTCCGGGACGTTCACGCCCGCGACGCGGTTCGCCGTGCCGGGCCGTATCCCCGTGCCCGACGAGGCCGCCTCCGCATGGCAGACGGTGACACTGACCGAGATCCGCCGGGAGACCCCCTGGGCGTCCACCTTCCGGTTCAGGGCCCCGGCCTGGGCGGGTCATCTGCCCGGCCAGCACCTGATGCTCCGGCTCACCGCCGCCGACGGCTACACCGCGCAGCGGCACTACTCGATCGCGTCCGCGCCCGACGACGAGGGGCACATCGAGCTGACGCTGGACCACGTGGACGGCGGCGAGGTCTCGGGCTGGTTCCACACCACGGCCGAGCCGGGCGACGAGATCGAGGTGCGCGGCCCGCTCAGCGGCTTCTTCGCCTGGCCCGGCGACCGGCCCGCCCTGCTGATCGGCGCCGGCTCCGGGATCGTCCCGCTGATGTCGATGGTCCGCCACCACCGCGCGCGCGGGCTCGACGTGCCGCTGCGGCTCGTGGTCTCCGCGCGCGGCCCCGAGGAACTGATCTACGCGCGCGAACTGGGCGCGGAGACGACACGCGTGTTCACCCGGTCCGCGCCCCGCGGCACGCCCGTGGGGCGGCTCGGCGCCGCACACCTGGCGCCGCTGCTCGCCGGACCACCGGCGGGCGGCTGGGAGGCGTACGTGTGCGGCTCGAACGGGTTCGCCGAGCACGCGTCGCGGCTGCTGGTCGCGGCCGGGCAGCCGGTGGACCGCATCAGGATCGAACGCTTCGGCTGA
- a CDS encoding Rv1733c family protein, whose translation MRSGVRGWRRRDNPLRRRSDVVEAWTALVVAALLLVVAPLAGALAGRWAHDDARAAALRQRADRHQVSAQVVGRPPETVPSVEGGRQQMVAVSVRWTPPGGHARTATARVPAGTHRGDVVDVWFDRHGRSVAPPPNDTMVWQHTLTLGICVAGGSAATVLLGHAAVRRVAMRHRLAEWEREWALTEPQWTRRRPA comes from the coding sequence ATGCGAAGCGGGGTGCGCGGCTGGCGTCGGCGGGACAATCCGCTGCGGCGCCGGTCGGATGTCGTCGAGGCGTGGACGGCCTTGGTCGTCGCCGCGCTGCTGCTGGTGGTCGCGCCCCTGGCCGGGGCGCTCGCGGGCCGTTGGGCCCATGACGACGCCCGGGCGGCCGCGCTCCGCCAGCGGGCGGACCGGCACCAGGTGAGCGCGCAGGTCGTCGGCCGCCCGCCCGAGACCGTGCCCAGCGTCGAGGGCGGCAGACAGCAGATGGTCGCGGTGAGCGTGCGGTGGACGCCGCCGGGCGGCCACGCGCGCACGGCGACGGCCCGGGTGCCGGCGGGCACGCACCGGGGAGACGTGGTGGACGTCTGGTTCGACCGCCACGGCCGCAGCGTCGCGCCGCCGCCCAACGACACGATGGTGTGGCAGCACACCCTCACCCTGGGCATCTGCGTGGCCGGCGGCTCGGCCGCCACGGTCCTGCTCGGGCACGCCGCCGTCCGCCGCGTGGCGATGCGGCACCGGCTGGCCGAGTGGGAGCGCGAATGGGCGCTCACCGAGCCGCAGTGGACCCGGCGCAGGCCCGCCTGA
- a CDS encoding acetylxylan esterase — MALFDLSRDELREYRSASVAPEDFDAFWSKTLQEAREHDLDARFEPVETGLTTVQVYDVTFAGFGGHPVKGWLTVPAGADGPLPLVVEFVGYGGGRGLPHEHLLWASTGRAHFIMDTRGQGSAWGGGGGTADPVGGAPSYPGFMTRGIDAPENYYYRRVFTDGVRAVEAARSHPLTDASRTAAVGGSQGGGITIAVGGLVPDLAAIAPDVPFLCDFPRATTLTDRHPYREIGLFLKTHRGRTEDALRTLSYFDGVHFASRGSAPALFSAALEDQTCPPSTVFAAFHAWAHTDKQIEVYEFNDHEGGGPYQEAAKLSWLRSYI; from the coding sequence ATGGCCCTGTTCGACCTGTCCCGCGACGAGCTGCGCGAGTACCGCAGCGCCTCCGTCGCTCCGGAGGATTTCGACGCGTTCTGGTCCAAGACCCTCCAGGAGGCGCGCGAACACGACCTGGACGCCCGCTTCGAGCCGGTCGAGACGGGTCTGACGACGGTGCAGGTGTACGACGTGACGTTCGCCGGGTTCGGCGGTCACCCGGTGAAGGGCTGGCTGACAGTGCCCGCCGGGGCCGACGGGCCGCTCCCCCTGGTCGTGGAGTTCGTCGGGTACGGCGGCGGACGGGGACTGCCGCACGAGCACCTGCTGTGGGCGTCCACGGGCCGCGCGCACTTCATCATGGACACCCGCGGCCAGGGCAGCGCGTGGGGCGGCGGGGGCGGCACCGCGGACCCGGTGGGCGGCGCGCCCTCGTACCCCGGTTTCATGACCCGGGGCATCGACGCCCCCGAGAACTACTACTACCGGCGGGTGTTCACGGACGGCGTCCGCGCGGTCGAGGCGGCCCGTTCGCACCCGCTGACCGACGCCTCGCGCACCGCGGCCGTCGGCGGGAGCCAGGGCGGCGGCATCACGATCGCCGTGGGCGGCCTGGTGCCCGACCTTGCGGCGATCGCGCCGGACGTGCCGTTCCTGTGCGACTTCCCCCGCGCGACGACGCTGACGGACCGTCACCCGTACCGGGAGATAGGCCTGTTCCTCAAGACGCACCGCGGCCGCACCGAGGACGCGCTGCGCACCCTGTCCTACTTCGACGGCGTCCACTTCGCCTCCCGCGGTTCGGCCCCGGCCCTGTTCTCGGCCGCGCTGGAGGACCAGACCTGCCCGCCCTCGACGGTGTTCGCCGCCTTCCACGCGTGGGCGCACACGGACAAGCAGATCGAGGTGTACGAGTTCAACGACCATGAGGGCGGCGGCCCTTACCAGGAGGCGGCCAAGCTGAGCTGGCTCCGCTCGTACATCTGA